The window aaagaagaaggccgaaaAGGAAGAAGCAGCGCGCAAGGctcaagaggaagaagaggctgctgcagctgctgcagaagaagcagccaaggaagagaaggaacGCCTTGCCCGAGAAGCGGAAGAGGCCGCggctgccgaggccgccgaggccgccgagaaggctcggctcgaggaggagcaggctgccaagatcgccgaggaagacgaacaGTTCGCCGCCTTGGAagccaagaagctcaagaagggCAAATTGACAAAGAAGGACCAGGCTGTTTACGACCAACTCAAGGAGTCTATCGATCAACGCGTTGCAGATCAAGCCGCAGCCGAAGCTGAAGCCGCTGCCGAAGCTGAAGCTaaagctgctgccgctgccgaggccgaagaggctGCTcgcatcgaggaggaggagcggcttgccaaggaggctgaagaagccgcagccaaagaagccgaggaacTGGCAGCGCGCGAACgtgaggaggccgaggctgcagagaagaagtcgaagaaGAGTTCCAAGACGGAAAAAGAGTCCAAatccaagtccaagtccaaagaaaaagagaaggaaaaagagaaggagaaggagaaggagaaggagaagagagacaagaaggacaagaaggagaagaagagcaaggacaaggacaggGCGAAGGAcaaagacgaggacgaagatcCCGAACCCATCCCGGACGTTCAAGAGGAGGATGAGCTGGCCGACATCGAACTTACCGAAGAGCAAGTGGAAGAACTCCTGGCCGACCCCGAGCCTGCGGAGCCTGctccgcctccaccacctccgGCGCCGGAACCCAAGCCGTCCAACGATGCGTTCAGCTTCTGGGGCGTTGGCACTAAGAAGTCTAAGAAAGGTATGCGGCCTCGGACACGGGTCCCATTCTCCCAGCACATCGCTATCATACTACCCAGTCTCACCGAGACCACCGGATGAGCTTGAGACGCCATGCCGCCTCGAGCGCTTCCTGAGATTACAAAGCTGACTCAACTTCGTTCTAGCTCAAGAAGGTGCGAATATCGGCTGGAATGACACGACCGCCTCATCCGCCATAAACAGCAATGCCCCGACCTGGATGCAACCGTCTACGGCTCGTAAGGGCAAAGGAACGAAGATTACTGACAGATTAAAAGCTTTtgaaccgccgccgccaccggaAGACGAACCTGCTCCCGTTGCGGAGGAACCCGCTCCCGAGGACCCGCCACCAGAGGATCCGACGCCGGAGGAGCCTACTGCTGAGGACCCCGttccgccaccgccgcctccaccggTTGCCTTGAcgaaagaagagaggaaaCGACtcaagaaagagaagaagcgTGCTGAAGCTGagccagcaccgccgccgccgccgccgccgccgcctcctgtTGAGGAACCAACAAtggttgatgtcgaggaacCAGCTGACGAAAATAACAAGTCTGCGGAACCCCCAGGAGCCTTCCCGGTcgatgaggacgagaacgagatcATCGAAGTAATTGAAATGCCAgtggaaaagaagaagaagaaaagcaagaagaaCAGAGAGAAGGATCTTCTTGCTGAAGAcgtccctcctccgccggctcctccgccaccaccagccGTGCCCGAAGTTCCTGCGCCTGAAGAACCGGCCGCTGAGGAGGAGCCCTGGTCGCCTCCCCCGGAGCCGAAGTCAAGCAGGAGAGACCGAGCCAAGATCAGCCGCGAAGGTTCTTCGTGGGGCATGtggtcggcctcggcgcctcgCGAGAAGGACAAAGACAGAGAACGAGAGCGAGACCGTGATCGTGACAAGGAGAGGAAGTCCAAGCACAAGTCTGACAGGCGCGAGAGGAGGCACGACAAAGAAGAAGTCAAGAGCTCTTCCAGGGGCTCGAACTCTGGTAAGGGCGACCGCGCTGACAAAGACATGGaaacgccggcgccgacgcggccgaAGCTCATGTCCATGTTCAGCACCCCCCCGGTTTCTCGTACGACCTCGAATCGGGACCGGCGTCATGGATCTAGTGGCCGCCCGTCACGTCGTCACTCTGTTGACGCTGCAGGCTTGGTATCACCACCTCCGGAGGATGCGCCTCCGACGTCTTCCAAAGCTGCCAAGGTTCTTGGTGTCGACAAATCAGGTAGACGCCGCAAGCGTGCTCCTACCGAGGATGATGACATTGTAATGGTCGGGGCGAacggtgacggcgaggatgctAGTCCCCCCAAGTCCTCCCGTCGGCGATCCAGATATCCCAAAGACGAGGACATCGTCATGGTGGATGCCGACGGCCCTTCTGAGCCACCCCCTATAAAACGGTCTAATTCGAGTGCCAAGAGGGGCTTCGGTGGTCTATTTAGTGGTCTTCGAACTCCCAAGACGGAGCGTCCAGACCCCTTACGAAGGCGTCACACCTATGCGACCGATGACGATACTAAGCGCGAACGCCGCAAGGGGTCATCtggcgatgccgaagaaCTCGAcccggcggcagcagctgACATGGACCAGGAGGCTCGCCGCGCTGCTCGCCGTGCTCGACGTGCCGCAAgagatgccgaggccgaggtggtcgATCCAGATGCCGATGAGGCACGCCACGTCGCCAAAGAGGAGGCCAGGCGTgagcgccgccggcggcgagaagaagaagataTTGAGGCGCGGaagcaagaagaaaaggaggccAGGCGCGCAGAACGACGCGCAGCCCGCCAACGtgacgaagaagaacggcGAGCCGCTGACGAGCGAGAAGCCGAGCGAGCcgaacggcgacggcgtcgcaAGGAACGTGAGGCTGCCGCGGCCGCTCTCGAGGCTGACGTGGAGGCCAGACGGGCGGCACGTGAAGAACGCCGGCGCGCCCGCGATGCTGGAGTTGAGGACGAAGAAACTCGAAGGGCCagacgagaagctcgacgcGCCGCTCGCGCGCCCGGTGAAGCGACAGACGGGGAAGAAGCCCGTCATCGCAGCAGTCGAAAGCGATCCACGCGGGAGTCGGGCGACGAGGCTCTGCATTCGTCACGCCACCGCTACCGACGTGATGAGGAGGCGAGACCGGCATGGCCCCACTCCGGAACCTCATCATGGGTCAAGGAGCATTCCGATGCGGGTCCGCCTCCACAGGACGGCGGACAAACGGACGCCGTGCCGCTGACTGAGGACGAAGCGCGTCGCGAACGTCGCGAGCGTCGGCGCAGAGCCAAGTATGAAGATGGCACCGCCGATGAGGCCGaagaccgccgccgcaggctTCGCCGCGAAGATCGTGAGCGCAAATATGGAGGCGGTAgcggaggcgccggcggcggcgggtcgGAGGGAAGCGAcgagcggcgccggcacgcCATGCTCTCGgacgcgacggcgacgccgcggagCAGTTGGTGGAGGAAGCTGACTGGATGATGAGACATCTTTTCCGAACCTTCTTTTGCGACATGAGATGTATGAATGGAATGGGGGTCAGCAAGCCTTGTGGGATTTCATGGATGACGGACACTTGTTTTGATTTTGTTTTGAGATGTTACGAGAAAAAAGACCAGCCAACTACACGATGTATCTGACATATATACCCCACCTATCTTAACCATATTCCTCCCTGATACCAGAAAGAGGTTGACAGGGTGGTGTCGGAGCTTGCACGGGTGACAAGAAAAGAACTATGTACATGTCTGATTTACACCAATCTCGGCCGCCCGTCTTGACCATGACTCCTTGACAATTCCCTGTCTTGTCACTCTGTATATGAACTCAAGTCTCAGCGGAGCATGTAGGCTGCTAagacgaaggaggagagCAAAGGAACTAGCCGAGAAGGGTCGGAGTGAATCCCCCTCCTCTGGGTCCCGGAGAAACCCCCTTCCCACCACCGATATCAATGCTCGTTGGGTATCCCCCAAGACtgtgagggagagggggccATCGCGGCAGAGCCAAGTCCGTAACAGCGGCGATCTTGTCACTCAGATGTGGTGTGGATAGATAGGTAGGCGGATTGTTGCGACTCTTCTCGTCCCTTGTCCTTGACCGTTGTTTCACAGTTGATCAGGCATCACGCCGTGAGATCACAACGAGAATTATAATGATGCATGTAGGCATTAATTAGGTATGTTAACTATAATGTCGATATTGCGAGGTGCTCAACTACGGCTATGGGTCCTTATTGTCAGGACCCCATACATAGGCCAAGTATCAACGACTGGTGTTGCCTGATTTTACTAAAAGAAAGCCTTGATACCAAGCAGATTCGAAGATTGAGAGATTAAAATGAATACGTGATACCTCATCGTAGACCAGTAATTTTAAGCAGATCGTGCTGGTAGAAATAGGCGCGAACGCGTTTGCCGTATATGTCTGGAAGAGGCGTTAGTCCATCCGTTCCCATCAAGGAGTAGGCCTGAAACATACACATTGGGATGCTGAGAGCGCAAACTACCACCTGGATACTTGAAATTGCGATCATGGTGGGCTTGATACCACCCGCGATGATCCAGTCGTAAGCGCTGTACGTCAGACCGAAACTGAAGATGTTCTTGAAGATGATCATGACGGTGAAGCCCTCGATGGCGAGATCACGAtaggcgtcgacgatgtaCAAAGAACTCGCGACGGCACCAATGACCATAccggcgacctcgagaccGAAGAAAATGAGCGGGATGCTGTAGTGATATTCCCTCGTGGCCAGGCCAGCGGAAGTGATTGCGAAGCCGTACaggcccatgccgccgacAACAAACATAGGAAGAACCATGACGATGCGGAACTCGGGCTCATAGATACCACCGTTACGGCGGGTCATGAAGCTGGCACTCCAGTCGGCGAAAACACCGGCAATGATGAATCCGACAAGAGCCCCTACAAAAGCGCCAACATAGGCGTAGCCGGCATAAACCTCGTTCCAATAGTAAGGCGGACCCAAGAAAATGGCGGCTACAATGACGCCGATGAAGACAGTCCAGCCGATCATGGTGCCCTGGATCAAACATCCCCACAGGAAGGCAGGTTGAACAAACAGCGGGAATGGACGCAGAAGAAGTTTCCAGTAGCCCTCGTCCGTCTTGCGGCcgtcgaagagggcgagTGACTGGATAAAGGTCTTCTTGGGTGTGTGAGCTCCTCGGCTAGGCTCCAGCCCGGGGGAATTCGTGGATGCACCGGCGGTCAACTTCTCGTGGTCGTCGCCTGGACTGCTGCTGGGGCCGTCCTTGAAGGAGCTAGGCTTGTTGACGAGTTCGATAGACTCGGCAGCCATGTCTGTGTTGAGCGCGGCGTCCCGGCGGTACGACGTCTCCGGGCAGAgaaagaagacggcgggAAGCATGATGGCGCAGAAAATCGCCTCCAAGTAAAAAGTCCACCACCAGCCGATACTGTGAGTGATCTTGCCGACGACAATGGGTGTAAAGAAGGCGCCACCAAAAACAGCCAAATTCGTGAACGCCATGCGCGAGCCACGTTGATGAACGAAGTACAAGtcaccgacggcggcgttaACGAGGGTTTCAAACGGAGTGCAACCAATGCCCTGAACAATGCGAGCAGCCAGGAGCGAGTTGTAGCTGGTGCCGACAGCGCCGGCCCAAGCGGAGGATGCGATAAGGATGCATGTTCCAACGATGAAGAGATGGCGCTTGCCCCAGACACGTGCAGAGGGCACGAAGAAGATGGCTGCGGCACCAACTCCGAGAAGAAAGTATCCGGTCAGAAGAGCGATGTGGGTGAAGCTAGTGCGGAAGAGCAGAGCAATCGTCACGGTGTTGGCGGCAAGGATCGGCCCAAGGGCGGTCGCAAAGATGGCTGTGAGGGACAGGACGAAAGTGATGAGGTCTCGCTTCCATAGGGGCCAGTTGAGAGGATCGTTCGGGTCGTCGGAGGGTTGGGGGATCTGGTAGAGAAGCTGTCAGCGGCGGCAGGCACGTCGCGATATTGTATGGTCGGTGGCTCACAAGTATAATGGGCTCGTGGCCGCTCGAATCGACTTTCAATCCATGGTGGGCACTGGTCGCGGTCTGGGGACGACTCGGATCGTCGAAGTAGCGCGTCGTCCCTGGAGGTTTGAGGGCCGGTGTCAGCAATGGGATGACAGCAGGCCAGAGCGGGCATCAGGCGAGCGAGTACGTTGTGCGCGCGTGGGACTACTTACCTGGCACATGGTCCAAGGCCTTGGACTCGAGAATACCGAGACCCATAGCTACAGATGCTTGTGTTTGCGACAAGTGCTAGTGTTTAGCAAGTATGGGGAGTTGGAAGATCACGACATGATCCGGCTGGAAAGGTAGATAGCGGTACAGGTCGGGCGACCTGGTCTTGTCGAAGtgtcgtcaaggagaagaagaacctGGAAGGGGAGAGTGGCGGCGAAATGGAAAAAGGCTAATCCTTCGCTCCGGGtgccccctcctcttcctccctttccctttccgACCAGCGCCCAGCTGTACAGGTATGTAGCGTGAACTTGAGTCGTGCGGCTGCCGCCCGTGCGGCAAGGCAAGTCGTGCCTTTGGAACCGACGTTGTACACACCACATGCAAGTACTTGCCGGCACTGCCTATCCCTACCAACCTACTCTGCTGTGCCGCAAGACGGCACTTGGGCCATATCCCTCTTGATAGGCCAGGCTCTATCTAGTCTTCGGCAGCTGCGGGCTTGGGGTCGCTGGGAATTCCCGACAGGGGTGCCCTGTCATTTCTGTTCAATTTTGTGGCTCATTAAACCTTAAATGGGGGGAGAGCCATGTCCCGACTCGGCCGgggccctcctcctttcgGAAGCACAACAAAACCCTCGGGTCCTCGGCGGACTCTGTGGACCGGGTGGAGCTTCTATGCCGAAACCACGATGGTGAACGAAGTCAAACCATTCATCAGAAGAAAATGAGAAAGATACGACGAGCGGCCCAAGCTCTGAGTTTGCTATTATCTAGCCTCTAGGGGTCGCCCTCCATGCTGTTGGGAGTTTGTCATTCTTTCTGCCTTGCCTCCCGCGTGTGTTTGAAGAAACTCGAAGCCCGCATCCATCCCGTTTCTGAAgataaataaataaaaaaacCTGGTACCAAACTCTCGTGACCTCAAACCAACCTTGATATCCACACTGGCATGTGCAGCATCTGCTCTTTCCCTTTTGAACGTTGAATGGATCCTCGGGCGTCACCTTGCTGTAGCATCTCGCCGTTTTCCTGTCACGAGTGTCGGGCTCGGCTTCGGACCATGGCAGGCGTCCCCGAGATAGTTCGGGCCGGAAGCTCCATCTTCTACTCCATACAAAGATGACGTTGTCTAACTTCCTACCCTCTTGTGCAGAAGGCTAACCAGCTGGCCGACAACCCCTCTATCTCCGTGTAAAAGAAGCCAACTGAAACCGCTTTAGAGCCCATAGATTTTGACGTTCATCCTGTCAACTTATCGGGTTTTCTAAGCTTCAGCAACTGCAATTCAGGACACCGTAGATCGGGATCGCTTGAAAGTATTTGTTAAATACCACGGCTTACAGTTGTTTTCCCCATTCTTCTCTTCCCTATCAGCAGGGCCTCCTAACCGCATTCCGACCGTCAAGAAATCAACGGAAGAGGGATCTGCACTTCAGAATTCGATTTTTGATGCAAGCAATTCAAAGTACGCTTCCCGGTTCGTAACCTTTCGGTCGAATATCCTGTGATGTATATCGACCGTGAACTCCTCAGCAAAAACGGTTGGTGTTCAGCAAGCATGTCGATGTCACGACTCTACATTGCAAAAATGAGCTGCAAACCTCGGACACCAGAATTGTCGCTTTAAACTCGTACAGAAAGACACTGAGGTGAAGCCCTAGATGCTGCACAGTCCCCTTAGCTGAACACAAAATATGCGGACAGAACCCAACAGAACTCCCTGTGTAGCAACTGAGCAAAAAGAAAACTTCGTTTATTCAGAACGCA is drawn from Colletotrichum destructivum chromosome 6, complete sequence and contains these coding sequences:
- a CDS encoding Putative major facilitator superfamily, MFS transporter superfamily, translating into MGLGILESKALDHVPGTTRYFDDPSRPQTATSAHHGLKVDSSGHEPIILIPQPSDDPNDPLNWPLWKRDLITFVLSLTAIFATALGPILAANTVTIALLFRTSFTHIALLTGYFLLGVGAAAIFFVPSARVWGKRHLFIVGTCILIASSAWAGAVGTSYNSLLAARIVQGIGCTPFETLVNAAVGDLYFVHQRGSRMAFTNLAVFGGAFFTPIVVGKITHSIGWWWTFYLEAIFCAIMLPAVFFLCPETSYRRDAALNTDMAAESIELVNKPSSFKDGPSSSPGDDHEKLTAGASTNSPGLEPSRGAHTPKKTFIQSLALFDGRKTDEGYWKLLLRPFPLFVQPAFLWGCLIQGTMIGWTVFIGVIVAAIFLGPPYYWNEVYAGYAYVGAFVGALVGFIIAGVFADWSASFMTRRNGGIYEPEFRIVMVLPMFVVGGMGLYGFAITSAGLATREYHYSIPLIFFGLEVAGMVIGAVASSLYIVDAYRDLAIEGFTVMIIFKNIFSFGLTYSAYDWIIAGGIKPTMIAISSIQVVVCALSIPMYIYGKRVRAYFYQHDLLKITGLR